ACGTAGAGCAGAACGCTATCGCCTGATCGAGCGCAGCTACAAAAGCTTTATCCGTGGTGGTGCACTGTTGAAAGATGCAGAGAAGAAACGCTTTACCGAGATCGCTATGGAGCTTTCACAGCTCTCACCCAAATTTAGCGACAACGTTTTAAACGCAACCAATGCATTTGAGTTGCACATCACCGATCCCAAAGACCTGGAAGGCATACCTCAAGGAGTATTGGATGCCGCAGAATTTACGGCACGTAAAAAAGGCAAGGAGAGCGGATGGCTCTTCACCCTTCAACCTTCCAGCTTAACACCGCTGCTCACCTATTGTAAAAACCGTGAAATCCGACGCAAAATATCCACTGCCTACAATTCACGCGCTTTCAAAGACCAATATGACAATTCGGATATCATCAAACGCACTCTTGTCCTGCGCAAGGAACGCGCCAAGCTCCTGGGCTACGAAAATCACGCTGAATACGTGCTTGAAGACCGCATGGCAGCCAGTGTGGATACGGCCAGAGAGTTTTTGGACAAAGTGTATGAAGTGGCATATCCAGCCGCTCTGAAGGAACGCGAGGAAGTGGCCAAGCTAGCTAAAGAATTGGATGGTATAGACACTCTGATGGGATGGGATTGGGCATATTACAGCAATAAACTCAAAGAAAAAATGTATGCCTACGATCCCGAGGAATTGCGGCCCTGGTTCAAAGTGGAAAATGTGATCGACGGTCTTTTCACAGTGGTCAATAAGATTTACGGCATCACCATGAAACAAGTCCACGATGTGCCAGTATATCACAAAGACGTAAGTACTTGGGAAGCTTATGATGAAGATGGCAGCTATCTTGGTTTGCTCTACATCGACCTCTTCCCCCGCGATACAAAACAAGGTGGAGCCTGGAAAAGCAGCCTGCAAGGTCAGGGACTGTATCACGACGGAATGCGCCGTCCGCAGGTAATGATAGTGGGCAGCCTCACTCCATCCACGGATAAAAGCCCTTCTCTACTGCGGCTGGACGAAGCTCGCACCATCTTCCACGAATTTGGTCATGCCCTGCATTCCCTTCTGGCAGACGGTTATTACCACGGACTCTCAGGCACTTCCGTACTCTGGGATTTTGTGGAATTGCCCAGCCAGATAATGGAAAACTGGCTTCTGGAAGAAGAGGCCTTGAACCTGTTTGCCCGGCATTATAAGACCGGCGAGCCCCTCCCCAAGGAACTGCTGGATAAAGTGATCGCTGCCAGGAATTTCAATGCCGGAACCGGAAACGTTACTCAATTGCGCTATGCCAATGTCGATTTCGATTGGCACCTGGCAGATCCAGAAAGCATCGATGACGTGGACAAATTCGAAAGAAACGCCACGAAACGCTTTACCCTCCTGCCTCCTGTGGAAGGAACCAACTTTAGTTGCTCCTTTTCCCATATCTTTGCAGGCGGTTACGCTGCTGGATACTACTCCTACAAATGGGCAGAAGCGCTGGAAGCTGATGCCTGGAGTCTGTTCAAGGAAAAAGGTATCTTTGACCATGAGACCGCTATGAACTTCCGCAGATACATCCTGTCCAGAGGAAATTCCTTCCATCCCCAAGAGCTCTTTGAGGCTTTCAGAGGACGACCTCTGGATCCTGAAGCGCTGCTTAAACGCGATGGATTGATATAGAAAACCTCCATTCATTAAGATATATAAGCCCGCTCTCTGCGGGCTTTTTCTTGAAGACAGCAAAGACAGATCCTGCCATCGACCAGAACCGTTCACCAGAGCGGTCTATTCATAGACATCATTATTGATGCGCAGGCGGGTTACATATATGATCTCGCATGCGCCATTACCGGTATCTTCCCGCGTAAGGCTGGAAGTCCAGTTGCCGATCCTATTCTTTCTGTCTGTGCTGATTACATTCACCAGAAAGCCATCAATCAGAACCTGATCTTTCTTCTTTACCCGTCCCATTGCCTTGCGGAGATTGTTATTAGCCGGGATCAGATGATTATTGGCAATATGGCTTTCCA
This window of the Candidatus Cloacimonadota bacterium genome carries:
- a CDS encoding M3 family metallopeptidase translates to MQDNPLLRKENTHRLKAIPFDEIKLEHFMPAFEEGLRTAKAEIEALKNNPEAPTFENTILAMENGAVELDYASTVYFNLLGAHSDAEFKALAQKISPMLAEFSSAIATDPKIFERVKTVYTEEVAGKPKPTLPKDLSDKEALRRAERYRLIERSYKSFIRGGALLKDAEKKRFTEIAMELSQLSPKFSDNVLNATNAFELHITDPKDLEGIPQGVLDAAEFTARKKGKESGWLFTLQPSSLTPLLTYCKNREIRRKISTAYNSRAFKDQYDNSDIIKRTLVLRKERAKLLGYENHAEYVLEDRMAASVDTAREFLDKVYEVAYPAALKEREEVAKLAKELDGIDTLMGWDWAYYSNKLKEKMYAYDPEELRPWFKVENVIDGLFTVVNKIYGITMKQVHDVPVYHKDVSTWEAYDEDGSYLGLLYIDLFPRDTKQGGAWKSSLQGQGLYHDGMRRPQVMIVGSLTPSTDKSPSLLRLDEARTIFHEFGHALHSLLADGYYHGLSGTSVLWDFVELPSQIMENWLLEEEALNLFARHYKTGEPLPKELLDKVIAARNFNAGTGNVTQLRYANVDFDWHLADPESIDDVDKFERNATKRFTLLPPVEGTNFSCSFSHIFAGGYAAGYYSYKWAEALEADAWSLFKEKGIFDHETAMNFRRYILSRGNSFHPQELFEAFRGRPLDPEALLKRDGLI